Proteins co-encoded in one Seriola aureovittata isolate HTS-2021-v1 ecotype China chromosome 1, ASM2101889v1, whole genome shotgun sequence genomic window:
- the sdhaf2 gene encoding succinate dehydrogenase assembly factor 2, mitochondrial has product MLSSFVAKRLVTGLCQAARRPAAAGLVSSRGYRGDAPDDTRGDLIEIPLPPWEEKPGEPIDIKRRRLVYESRKRGMLENCILLSLFAKRYLNTMNENQLQQYDRLINEPSNDWDIYYWATEAQPTPEVYQGEVMDMLKEFTKNRNHEQRLDAPSLEYLEKESQ; this is encoded by the exons ATGCTGTCGTCTTTCGTTGCGAAGAGA CTGGTGACAGGGTTGTGCCAGGCAGCAAGGagaccagcagctgcagggctGGTATCATCTCGTGGTTACCGTGGAGACGCGCCAGATGACACCAGGGGTGACCTGATTGAGATCCCTTTGCCACCTTGGGAGGAGAAGCCCGGAGAGCCCATTGACATCAAGAGGCGCCGACTTGTCTATGAGAGTCGCAAGAGGGGCATGTTGGAGAACTGCATATTGCTGAG CCTATTTGCAAAGCGatacctgaacacaatgaatgagaaccagctgcagcagtatGACAGACTGATCAATGAACCAAGCAACGACTGGGACATCTACTACTGGGCAACAG AAGCTCAGCCCACCCCTGAGGTTTACCAGGGAGAGGTCATGGATATGCTGAAGGAGTTCACAAAGAACCGCAACCATGAACAGAGGTTGGACGCTCCCAGCCTGGAGTACCTGGAAAAGGAAAGCCAGTGA
- the LOC130179207 gene encoding cleavage and polyadenylation specificity factor subunit 7-like — protein sequence MAAAGAAAGPSTSKDFIDVYSDLNQNEEDLSRIAEANELFDAVLTGSVDQEKKVTTQVPPLKETQVKEESKSTAVKTQKGGNSLRKLSLYIGNFPWWTSDKDLMCMVQTLGVKDVKEIKFAENRVNGQSRGYAEVVVTSEESLKLLLEKIPQCELNGERIDCRFATRQNLTVFEEVANKRIPLRVTSKDSKDSDSSDKIPSLLSQEPSPPPIPPLFPSRSLANRFPSLPSPFLGQPPPPFPHMPANIPPPLPPPLFPPHPVHVCSQPTPSLHINPAFFSPAPDGHSSKAYSQQKHTSQSTGGDFEELMNRNRAVASSAISKAVSGATAGDLRVAMETLLTAIAIIKQSRVYGDERCQALVTSLKDCLVSIQGNYGYRSSSRSGDKERDRDRGRDRERERDRERDQEDSSDWEGVGMSRRHRDRSWSGERDMERPRERERERERERERHRDHRDRYR from the exons ATGGCTGCTGCAGGAGCCGCAGCCGGACCAAGCACTTCCAAGGATTTCATAGATGTCTACAGTGATTTGAATCAAAACGAGGAG GATTTGAGCAGAATTGCTGAAGCAAATGAACTTTTTGATGCTGTCCTGACTGGCTCAGTTGATCAGGAGAAGAAAGTTACTACTCAAGTGCCCCCTCTTAAGGAGACACAAGTTAAAGAGGAATCTAAATCAACAGCAGTGAAAACCCAGAAAGGAGGAAATTCACTGAGGAAACTGTCATTATATATTGGAAATTTCCCGTGG TGGACATCTGACAAGGACCTCATGTGCATGGTCCAAACGTTGGGTGTGAAGGATGTCAAAGAAATCAAATTCGCTGAGAACAGAGTTAATGGTCAGTCAAGAGG CTATGCAGAAGTGGTGGTGACCTCAGAAGAGTCATTAAAACTATTGTTGGAAAAAATACCCCAATGTGAACTCAATGGGGAAAGGATTGACTGTCGCTTTGCTACTCGCCAGAACCTCACTGTGTTTGAGGAAGTTGCAAATAAAC GTATACCCTTACGTGTTACTTCCAAAGATTCCAAGGACTCAGATTCTTCGGATAAGATTCCCTCATTATTATCACAGGAGCCCAGCCCTCCCCCTATACCTCCACTTTTTCCATCACGTTCACTTGCAAACAGGTTTCCCTCATTACCCAGCCCTTTCCTTGGTCAGCCACCCCCACCTTTCCCACATATGCCTGCAAACATCCCTCCGCCCCTGCCGCCCCCTTTATTCCCTCCTCATCCAGTCCATGTTTGTAGCCAACCAACTCCTAGTCTACATATAAATCCAGCGTTCTTCTCCCCGGCACCAGATGGACACAGCAGCAAAGCTTACAGCCAACAAAA ACACACATCTCAAAGTACAGGTGGAGATTTTGAAGAGCTAATGAACAGAAATAGAGCTGTTGCCAGCAGTGCCATATCCAAGGCTGTATCTGGAGCAACAGCTG GAGACTTGCGGGTGGCCATGGAGACTCTATTAACTGCCATTGCCATCATTAAGCAGTCCAGAGTGTATGGAGATGAACGCTGTCAAGCCCTGGTCACCTCACTCAAAGACTGTTTAGTCTCTATCCAGGGCAACTATGGCTACAG GAGTAGCAGTCGTTCTGGGGACAAAGAAAGAGACCGCGACAGGGGTCGTGACAGGGAGCGAGAGCGTGACAGAGAACGGGACCAAGAAGATTCCTCTGATTGGGAAGGTGTGGGAATGTCTCGTAGACACAGAGATCGTTCctggagtggagagagagacatggagcGCCCGCGGGAACGGGAAAGGGAACGAGAACGGGAAAGGGAAAGGCACAGAGATCACAGAGACCGATACCGCTGA
- the polr2l gene encoding DNA-directed RNA polymerases I, II, and III subunit RPABC5, which translates to MIIPIRCFTCGKIVGNKWEAYLGLLQAEYTEGDALDALGLKRYCCRRMLLSHVDLIEKLLNYAPLEK; encoded by the exons ATGATAATCCCTATCCGGTGCTTCACGTGTGGGAAGATCGTGGGTAACAAGTGGGAGGCATACCTCGGCCTACTCCAAGCTGAGTATACTGAGGG TGACGCACTTGATGCCCTGGGCCTGAAGAGATACTGTTGTCGGAGAATGCTCCTTTCACATGTGGATCTTATTGAGAAATTGTTGAATTATGCTCCGTTGGAGAAGTGA